The following nucleotide sequence is from Leptospiraceae bacterium.
TTGCCGTAGGTTTCTACAGAAATTTCCGGTCTTTTTATCTAGTTTTTCTTTTTACTTTTCAAAATATCAGTTGTTGAAATCAATCTTTTAAGGAAAATAAACTTGCAAGTAAAGTAACTAGGAAATATTTCTACTTTCATGGAAGTTTTCTTTACCCGGTAGTCTCGATCAAGGCATTTATTGAATTATTAATTATGGAAAACCAAAGAGCAAATTCTTCAACTTTTCCCCATACCCTTTGCCTTGGCATGGACTTTACTTTATAGTTAGTTCCAAGTTACTTACTTGCAAATATTTTCTCAAGTAAAGGTAGTCTATATTTTCCAATGCTAATTGGAACTCCGAATAGATTATTTGATTTGATTTATTGGAGTGGGTGGCTGTATTTACTTGCATTTCTGATTCTCTCTGTAAGACGTCGAGACTTGTTTTCTAGTTATACAAATAAATCTCTATTTTTTATTTATTTTACGAATCTGATATTTTTATACCCTGTCTATAGGATACCGTTAGACTACCTAGCACCCCTCCTTCTTTTTTCTACTCTTTATTCAAAGAAAATTTTATCCGTGCGATTGCATTTCCAATTTTTTCCTTTTCAACTTTTTACTCAATACTTCATTTTTCAAAAAAGGAAATTTCTTTCCAATTTAAGTCGAAGTATATGTTTGCTTATTTTTTCATTGCAGTTGTCACGTTTTTACTTCTCCAAGGAAGACCCTTTCCTAAATTAGAGGATGAATTTGCGTATTTTTTTCAATCTTTGATTTTTGATAAAGGTCAAATAGTTTTCCAAATGCAAAAACCGACTGGTATTACTTGGGAGAGGTTTTCAGAGATAGTATAACTTCCTTATATATTCTTCAACGAAGGTGTTATTTATAGTGCACACTTTCATAGGCATCTTTTTTATTCACTCTGTTCGGGAAAATTCACATCAAACCTTATACAGGTGTAATACTATTGTCTTTATCGTTTATCGTATATTATTTATTAGCTAACAATCTTTTCAAAACAAATAAAAATGGAATGTATTTGTCTTACCTTTTATTTATAGGCTCTCCACTTTTAATCACTCTGTCGTCTACTTATATGTCTCACATTCCAGCCTTATTTTTCTGGTGTTAATGACTTATGGTAGAATTTTGATCGATACAAGAAGTCGAAAACAATTGTCTTTTTCTCTTCTATTTTTATGTTTAGGAATTTTTGGAAGTATTTGGGTTCGCCCACAATCTGCATTTCCGGCAATTTTTGCGCTTTTCCTATTTGATAGTTATAGATTGATTCTAAAAAAATTTACAGATAAAAGAATATTTCTGTATATAGTTTTTTACTTAATCGTTCTTGTGATCTCTTATTCGTCCTTGAAGTTGTATTCAGATAATTTACCAGCCAAAAACATATTTTTAACTTCTAGCTTTATGGGAAATTTTTTTGAATCAGGTTGTCAAAGTATCGGAATAGGAGAAAAAACGGGCTGTTTTGCTACTTACGGAACGTTAGGGCATAGCCCTTTAAAACTATTATTTAATTCATTAGATCTAATTAGCACTCTTAGTTCAGAACATTCGATATTAGGAATACCTTTGATGCCTATATTTCTTTTTTTATTTCCTATTGGATATGCAAGAATGAAAAAGGGAAAGTTTGATCTACTTTTATTTGGGATTTTTTCCATGAATCTCGGAATCTTTTCGCTTTACTGGCACAATGGAGGTGAAAGTTATAAAGGTAGATATTTAGCAGATAGTATATTTTCCTTTTATCTTCTTTTGGGAATATGGGGTGGGATTTTTTTCAAAAAACATTTACGTGAAAAATTTAAAAAACATAATTTAGCATTTGCAATATCTATTTTTTTTCTGATAGGTTCTGCCTACTCAATATTATTTGGAATTCGCGGGCATTACTTAAATCGAGAATACGTACCATATACCTCTCTCGACTCTTTTACAAAAGATCATCCTCGAAATTCTATTCTAGCAAGTGCCAATTCTCTGAATGTCCCAAACGAATTATTTATTGAAAAATATACAATACAAAAGAACGTAATAAACAAGACAAAGCAACGTTTACAAAAAAAACAAATTTTATCCACTTATAATAGGGGAAATGTAACACTTGCAGCGATAGCGACGGAAATGGATGATTTCGGGTATCTTAGAGATTCTTTCGGAAATGTACTTCTTACTGAAATTGCTTCTGGTGAGATAGAAATTTTTGGAAAACAAATAAATGTTTCTAACTGCTATGTTATTCCTTTCTTTGAAGAGTTTCAAATGAAAAACGATAAAAAAAAACTGATTACTTTTTGGGAATCAAAATTAGGAATATTTAAGGATTGTAGAATTAAGGAATAAATATAATGGAAACTATAAAAAATAAAAGTATATTTTTCTCAGACTTCAGAAATATAGATTGGAAAAATGATGGTGTATATTTACTTAACTTAATCCTTTTAAGCATCACATCTTTTTTCATTTACTATAATTTTTCAAAAAATACATTTGGGAATTCACTTAGTTTCAATCTACTAATTTTTATTTTTTTACTCTTCTATGAATCCAAGAAAAAAACAAAATTAATTCATAATAAATTACAATTCATTGGTTTTTTAGTTTTTTTAATACAAGTAAACACTGTAACATTTATTCAATTTGGAATCGGGAATAAAAAATTCTTACATTTTTATTTAATTTCTCCTTCTATATTATTCCTGTTACATTATTTCCTTGATAAGGCAAAAGCGACAAAAAGAGAAAAATTAATTTCATTTGTATTATTTACTTCGAGTAATTCTTTCTTTTTGGGTTATTTTAGTTATCCAATTTTATATGTTATCCTTGGTTTTTTAATTTTTACTGAATTATGGAATTACCCTGCTCATAATGCCAATTTAAATTTTCTGTTGATAGGTTTTGTTAGTTTATATTTCGTATTTCATCTTTTTAACGTTGGATTGGATCCGAAAAACTTTATGGCGCTTTTTATTATCTACGGAGTATTAGGATTATATTTCATCGTAAAAAATAGTAACAATACAGTGAATTATTTTATTACATACCCTATACTTGCTAGTTTTTTAATTTTTCTAATCTTTTATAGTTTAAATAAATCAATCATTCATATTAGCAAAAAATGCGTCAGGCGAATTCAATACGAATAGAGTTGGTGGGTATATAGCAAGTATATTTCCATGGATAATATTTATGATTGTGATCACATTTAAAAAAAGCAAAAGATACTTTTATTCGTTACTATTTGTTTTCTTTTTTACACTTTTAGTATTTATAACTTCAAATTCTAGGGGAGCAATGTTTGCTTCAACTGTGATTGGTTTAAGTTTTTTTCTAATTTTTTATTTACATAGAAAATTTTCATTCAATACAAAAAACTTAATACTATTTATGTTTATGATACCGGTCGCATTATTCGGAGTCCTTATTTTTTCATGGGGTCAATATATTTCAACTTCTATAGATATAAATTCAAATAACCTCAATAAATTTTCTTCCAATAGATATGAGCTTTGGACTATTGCAAGCGATGCATTTAGTGATTTACCAGTTATTTATAAATTATTTGGAACAGGAGCATTTAATAAAGATATTTTGCCATTGTATATAAATTTTTCACTCTCGGATATATTAGCTAATATCGTACAAAGTTCATTCGGTCAATACGTTCATTCCCACAACTTATCTATTGAAATTCTAATTTCTTTTGGAGTGGTTGGAATATTTCTTTTCTTACTCATAAGTATTTTCATTCCAGCTTATAACTTTTATAAATCAAAAAAATTCATTCTCTCTATTATCCGTCTTTGGCAACGCTTCTGATTATTTTACTTCACGGGTCTTTCGATTACCTTTTGGATAATGTAAACAACATTTTTATTTTGCCAATTTGTTTAGCATTCTTAAACAATCCAAATGAAAATTGGAACAGACATTGGAAACTCCCAGAAAAAATCCTTATTATCTTTTTTCATCGGATTGTTCTTTATTGTTACCATATATTATTCCCAATACTATCACTCAGCCAATAAACTGTTGGCTAAATTTTCTAAACTAAATATGTTGAGTTTCCATTGTCCTAATACGTTAGCTTCCCTAGAAATTGTAAATTCAACTAACCTTGAGACGTTAGTTGAATTAGAAAAAGAAATTAAGTCTAATAAATTATTCTTATTGGCTGCCGAAAACAAATATAATACTTTCTATGGCAGTTTTAACCACGCCCTATTTCTCAAAACTAAAAATGAATCTTATGCGAATCAGGCGGAAGAATGGTATGGAAAATGTTACCGGTTTCATCCCTACCCTAAAGCATGTGAGAATCTAAGACGTCAGTTGTATATAGATGTTGGTTGGGATTTAAAAAAATTACCTAACACTAAAATAACAAATACAAATAATCGAGTTGTTGATTTATACAGCGAGTGTAGAGTAAAATAATTATTGAATGCTCTTTATTTTATTGATAGTTTTTTCGTTCAACAATCTTCTATCTTTATCAAATAACCAACCCCATTTATTAAAATAACTAAATGCTGATTTTAAGAAAATTTTAAAAAGTTTTGGATTTTTTTGTGCACCTCTTTCATATTCATGATACACTGCAACGTAGGTATAGTATACGGTTTGATAGTATTTATTTATTCTTCTTGATAAATCAAAATCTTCAAAATACATAAAATATCTATCATCATACAGCCCAGCTTTTCCAAATGCAATCGTGCGAATAAAAGTAAAACAGCCAGATAATACAGGAGCATCTATGTACGAATTGTCCGGCATAGTACGAAGTTCATACTCCGAGTTCCATTTCTCATATAATTTTTCGGAGACTGTAATTTTCCTTTTTAGTAATTGCAATGGAGAAGGCAATAATTTGGGTAAATGTTGAATACTTCCATCGGGATAAAATATTTTGGGCTGAAGCATACCTACGTCTTGATTATTTTCCATAAATTGAAAGATATTTTCAAGAACTCCATTTTCAAAAAAAATATCTGGATTCAAAACTAAATGATATTTTACACCTAACTCCAAACTTTTTTTAATGATGAGATTATGACCGGCTCCAAAACCAATATTAGATTGATTGAAAATATATTCGACTCTACTGTCCTGACAAATCTGTTTTATACTTTCGTCTGGCGAATTGTCGCTGATAAATAATTTAATGTTCAAATTTGTATTTAGCACACTTTGAATTACTTTTTGAAGTTGTGCAAAATTATTTTTGTATGTTACAATAGAAATTATTATATCAGTCATATATTTATTCGTTTAATAATACGGAAAATAATTCTTCTCGGTTACTAACGCAATGGGTGTCTAGTAATACTTTTTTATTTATTGTATAACTAACATTGCCGTCAATAAATTTATTCATGCAATTTTTATATTTAATTTTTTGTATGTTTCTGGTTGAAATAATTCTGCTTTTACCTGATTTCTAATCTATTTTCCCGTTTATTGCTTCTTTTGCCTGAAATGGCAATATGTTAATTTGCAAATCAAAATAAGAAAGGATATTGAAAATGAAGCGTGTTACTGAAGTAACTTTTTTATTTTTACAGCTTTTTCAAAATGATTTAATTTGTGAGTTAAAATCCACCACTCAGCCACTTCCATCAATAACTTCGGGTTATCATTTTTATTAGAGAAAAAAGCATAAAATGAAAGTCCTACATTCTGCCCCTTAGTTTCAATTTTATGATCACAGACTGCAATTATTTTATTTTTTAAATCTATATCCATTACTTTCTCTACCTTTAAATTTCATAATTTTTCTTTTTTGCGTAACGTCAGTAAATAAATTTTTCATTGCTTGGAAGTTGGTGGAAGTTTATCGAATAGCGTAAGCGTGTCAGTAACATCCGGTAGGCGCTCGGCTCACTATAACTCTATCACTTTTTTTATTAAGAAATGATTAAAGAGATAACGCAAGTTGAGTGAACAAGAATTAAATGAATTGATTTTCTTATATGTTCTTATTCAGTTAGAAAATAGAGTGTGAAATATTTTATGAAAAAACAAATTTCTACAATTTTAATAATTCTTATTTGTGTAACAACAATCTACTTATTCAATCGACCATTTACGGAAACATTTCCCGTAACTGATTTTGGAATTGTGAAAATTATAACTGAGACAACCGAATCTAGTTCCCAGAAAGTGGAAGATTCTATTACGATTCCAATTGAAAAATCTCTAAAAAATATAGATGGAATTAAGACATTTGTTACCACAACGATCTCCGGTCGATCGGAAATTGAAATTCATTCCAAAGAAAATACTTCTATTGAATTATTTAAAAAAGTAAGTGAACAAGTTAGTAAAGTGGGGTTACCTATAAACGAAAAACCTAAAATTAAATCAATGAATACAAATGATTCCCCTATCTTGGAAGTAGCTATTACAAAGTCGAACTCTAGCTTCGAAACGGTAAACGAAGTTTGCAATAAACTACAAAATAAGATTCAACCTAAAATCAACCAATTTGGAAAATTAAAATGTATAATTGATAACAAAAAAGTAAATGGAAAATCTGCCGCGATTTTAACGTTAACCGCTTTAACGGGACAGGATCAAATTAGTTTAGTCAAAAAGACACAAAAAGAATTGAGTGGGGATTTGGATACTTATGGTCTTATATTTCTAAATAACTCTAATAAATATTTACTAGAAAAACTTTTTAATAACCTGTTGATAATTTTCCTTTTTTTACTCGTTGCTGGAATCATATTATTTTTCTTAAATCGTTCGGTTATCCTTAATTTTGCGCTTAGTTTTACAGGAATCATTGTTTTCTCTATTTTAGTTTTAAATTTAGGTAAACAAAGTTTTAACATAATTTCAAGTCAGACATTGAATTTCGCTCTTCCCCTAATTTTACTTTCAACATTTTATTTTATAAATTTTTCAGACTCAAAAGAAAATAGTTTCTCAGCAAAAAAAAGAGGATTGTTTATAGTAAGTATAGGCTTATTACTATTTTCCTTTCTATGT
It contains:
- a CDS encoding O-antigen ligase family protein, whose amino-acid sequence is MIVITFKKSKRYFYSLLFVFFFTLLVFITSNSRGAMFASTVIGLSFFLIFYLHRKFSFNTKNLILFMFMIPVALFGVLIFSWGQYISTSIDINSNNLNKFSSNRYELWTIASDAFSDLPVIYKLFGTGAFNKDILPLYINFSLSDILANIVQSSFGQYVHSHNLSIEILISFGVVGIFLFLLISIFIPAYNFYKSKKFILSIIRLWQRF
- a CDS encoding glycosyltransferase encodes the protein MTDIIISIVTYKNNFAQLQKVIQSVLNTNLNIKLFISDNSPDESIKQICQDSRVEYIFNQSNIGFGAGHNLIIKKSLELGVKYHLVLNPDIFFENGVLENIFQFMENNQDVGMLQPKIFYPDGSIQHLPKLLPSPLQLLKRKITVSEKLYEKWNSEYELRTMPDNSYIDAPVLSGCFTFIRTIAFGKAGLYDDRYFMYFEDFDLSRRINKYYQTVYYTYVAVYHEYERGAQKNPKLFKIFLKSAFSYFNKWGWLFDKDRRLLNEKTINKIKSIQ
- a CDS encoding efflux RND transporter permease subunit → MKKQISTILIILICVTTIYLFNRPFTETFPVTDFGIVKIITETTESSSQKVEDSITIPIEKSLKNIDGIKTFVTTTISGRSEIEIHSKENTSIELFKKVSEQVSKVGLPINEKPKIKSMNTNDSPILEVAITKSNSSFETVNEVCNKLQNKIQPKINQFGKLKCIIDNKKVNGKSAAILTLTALTGQDQISLVKKTQKELSGDLDTYGLIFLNNSNKYLLEKLFNNLLIIFLFLLVAGIILFFLNRSVILNFALSFTGIIVFSILVLNLGKQSFNIISSQTLNFALPLILLSTFYFINFSDSKENSFSAKKRGLFIVSIGLLLFSFLCFPFLATNGIFGKFLSTGVYTVLVLLAVCVLFLLPYTINDISHSLEGNKIPSEKIYQFFNYFTKTRFWVFLSFASLLLIFMLTIVLITTQGKFKLFPDENPTNYRFVLKANSQSQASVIENEIIRIENILQNYNQEIEFYVSLIGKIKKDENDPYALYGQQFAQISIRLNERTKEENERFINHLKTSITPPNNIHLELEKLNFAPPKSKPISIELSGENKERLQETSKFIWKNFPPYLEL